AGGAATCAAAAATACATTGATAAGAAAAAACCAAGCCCTCCATAATAATATTAATGATGTTTGTATAATTCTCATTCCAACGATAAATTAATAGAAATATATAAAATTCGTAATAACTTTAGCAAAAGTTTATTATATAATTTTATATAAATTGAAACATGCTATAAAGTTTTTTATAAAAAAAATCAGATCTTTATATAAAAAAAATAAAGAAATTATTTTTTGAGAAATTATACATTAGGAGAGTTTATTATAGAAGATAATAGAAATCGCTTTTCACATTCAACTGAAGCATTGTTACGATTATTTAGCTCTATAAAATTAGCTTCTAAAGCGATTCATAAAGAAGTCAATAAAGCAGGATTAACAGAGGAGATAATAGGGAGTTCTGGCATTACTAATGTTCAAGGAGAAAACCAACAAAAATTGGATGATTTTGCTCATAGAGCTTTCATTGAATCTTTTAAAAGTAGAAATGTTGTTTGTGGAATCGCCTCTGAAGAAAGCAAAAATTTTATAGTGATAAAAGGAAAACAAGAAAATATTTTTAAAAATCAATATATTGTTTTAATAGATCCACTTGATGGTTCTTCTAATATAGATGTTAATGTATCTATTGGAACTATATTTTCTGTATATATAAGAAAATCTTCTATTCGAAAGAATTTAACGATAGAAGATTTTTTACAAAAAGGAAGTCAACAAATTCTTGCAGGATATATTATATATGGATCTTCTACGATACTGGTATATAGCACTGGAAATGGAGTACATGGATTTACTTTAGATCCTTCAGTTGGAACATTTTATTTATCTCATTATAATCTTCGTTTTCCTAAAACTGAAAAAATTTATTCTATTAATGAAGGAAATTATGCAAAATTTCCTAATGGAATTAGGAAATTTATAAGGTACTGTCAAGAAAAAAAAGATAATCGTCCTTACACAGCAAGATACATTGGATCTTTAGTCGGAGATTTTCACAGAAATTTGATACAAGGAGGAATATATATTTATCCTAAAACAGCTTCTTCTCCAGAAGGAAAATTGAGATTACTTTATGAATGTAATCCTATGGCTTTTTTATCTGAACAAGCAGGAGGAAAAGCTTCTGATGGGAAAAATAAACGTATTTTAGATATAGTCCCTACTGAATTACATCAAAGAACTCCATTTATTTGTGGTCCTACAGAAATGGTTTCTAAATTAGAAGAGTTTATGGTAAATTGTGAATAAATTTTCATCAATGCAGTTCAAAGAAAAAGAAACTTTTGAAAAAATAATAAAAAATGGGAAATATTTATTTGTATATCCTATTTTATCTGTTTTTTTATCAAAAGAAAAAAATTTTTTACAAAATTCAACAGTAAATCTTGTTGGAACTTTAGTAAAAAAAAAATTTTAAAAAATCAGTTCATAGAAATAAAATAAAACGTTTATTGAGAGCTTCTTTTTTTTCGAATAAATCGATTTTAGAAAAAATGCATAAAAATGTTTATATAATTTTTATATATAAATCTTTTTATTTTCCTGAATTTAAAAATATTAATGAATCTATTATAAACATTTTCAATAAAATAACCAAAAATCATTATTGAAATAATTGACTAGCGTTTGCTCCAAAAATTTTTACTGCAAAGGCTAATAAAACAATTCCAAATATTTTTTTTAAAATATCTAATCCATTATTTCCTATTTTTTTCGCTATAAAATCACATCTATCTATAACGAAATAAACAACTATCATATTCAAAATAAGAGACAATAAAATAATATTTACATCATAAGTTGCTCTTAATGAAATTAACGTCGTTAAAGACCCAGGACCAGCTATAAGTGGAAAAGCTATTGGAACAATAGAAGTTTGAGCGTTTTCAGTAACTTTATGAATATCTATCCCTAATATCATCTCTAAACCAATTAAAAACAAAACTACAGATCCCGCTACAGAAAAAGAATGGACATCGACTCCAATGATTTTAAGCATAGGTTGCCCTAAAAAAAGAAAAGATAAAAATATTACAAGAGAAGTAATTATAACTTTTTTAGTGTCTATAATATTCCCTTTTGATTTAAATCCCATAATTATGGGAGCATTACCTAATATATCTATAATGCTAAAAAGTATCATAAAACAACTAATTAATGAATTAATCCATTCCATACTCAAAATTTATTCAAAAAATTTTTATGATTGAAACAACTTTTATGCCTACACATATACAAATTAAATAAAAATATAATCAGTATCATTAATTTTTTTAAAAAAAAAACTCATATGGTATAAATGTTCAAAGCCCATTTTCATAAGCTTTCCATCCTGCATTTCTATATTCTTCTGCCGTTGTTTTGGGATTCAATGATTGTGAAATAGCTTTTCCTACAATAATAAAATCACATCTATTTTTATCGAAAGCTTGTATTGGATGAATATAATTATTTCCTACGTTATTATTTTTTTTAAAAAAATGAATACCAGGTGTAAATAATAATAATCTGTCATCCACTTTTCTTTGTGCAACTGTCCCAATAACTTTTGGATTTTTCAAAGAAATATTTAATGCTTTTCTTATGTAATTATCATCAGACAATCTTCCATAAGAAGACATTTCAGATATTGTAATTAACCCCATGTGAGAAGGTACATTTAAGTTTTGTATACTCATTTCACCAGCAAGTACATGAGCCGTCACAATATCTGCCCAAGAAGAAATTTTATGTATTCCGTAATGTAACTGAAGGAAATTCGTAGGACCTACATCACATAATTTTCTATCTTCAAATAACAAAAATTTTTTTTCTATAGAAATATTTTTAAGACAATTTATAAATGAGAATGAAAAATCATTTATGATATCCACATGAAGTTTTAATCCACAAATGATATCTCCAATTAAATTGACTAATTTTAAAATATTTTTAGCACATCTTAAATCAAGAGAAACTACTAAGTTTGTTTTTTTTTTCAACGTAATATCTATAAGTTTTTTTCCTATTGGATGAGAAACGATTTCTTTTTTTTCTTCATAAGATATTCGCTTATTTTTAAAATTTTTTATGTTCTTTTTTCTTAAAAAGAATTGAATCATATCTATTTCTTTTCTCTTTAAAAAATGTTTTTTTTTTAAAATTTTGAAAATCTCTCCTATTCTAAATAAAGTTCGAATATTATATCCTCTTTTTTTGATGTTTTCTATTCCTCCTTGTTCTCTATCAAGAATAGACATAATATTTTTAATTATTAATCCTTCTTTTTCAATATCTATTACAGTTTTTAATAAACTGTCTCCACTTGTAATTACATCTTCTATAATCAGACAATTTTGTCCTGTTTTATATATTCCTTCAATCATTCGTTCTGTTCCATATCCTTTGTTTTCTTTTCTTTTAATAATTAACGGAATTTTGGATCTCAAAGATAAAGTAGTAGCTATAGGCAAAGCCGCATATGGAACTCCACAAATTAGTTCAAAATCATAAGATGTAACTTCATGAATAAGTAAATCTGATAATTTTATTAATAAATCCGGTTTCGAAGCTATGGGACGAAAATCTATATATATAGAAGAATTCATTCCACTTTTTAATGTAAAATTTCCAAATTTTATGATTCCTAAATTATAAATTTCTAAAAAGAATTGTTCTTTTTCTTCCATAAAAAAATTTGTTTTGGTAAAGTTAAAAATTTTATACTTGGATATTATTTATATACAATTGATTCATATAATTATGAAAAAAATAGACGTTTCTACTAACATAAATGGAATTAAACTTCCATTATGTATTATGAATGCCTCAGGAGTTCTTTGCACGACAGATCAAGAATTATCCAATTTATTAAATAGTTGTTCTGGTGGAGTTGTTACAAAAAGTTGTACATATAAACCAAGAAAAGGAAATGTTTCCCCTAGATATTTTGAATGGAATACAGGAAGTATAAATTCTATGGGCTTGCCTAATCTTGGGATTAATTTTTATCTAAGTTTTTTAGAAAAAAAAGAAATCAACAAACCTGTTTTTCTGTCTATATCCGGATTATCTATAGAAGAAAATTATTTTCTAATTCAAAAAGCGAACGGATCTTCAAAAGTGACTGCTATAGAATTAAACTTATCTTGTCCTAATCTTATTGAAAAAGAAGACATGTTAGGTTATAACTTTTATAAAATATCAAATTTCATAGAAAACATATTTAAATTTAACAAAAAACCTTTGGGGATTAAACTCCCTCCTTATTTTCAAGATACACATATTAAAAATATAGCTTTGATTTTAAATCAATTTCCTATTTTTTTTGTCACTTGTGTTAATAGTTTACCTAATGGAATTTTTATTGATACAAATAAAGAATCAGTAGTCATACGACCAAAAAAAGGATTTGGAGGGATAGGTGGACCAATTATAAAGCCATTTGCACTAGCTAATATTCATAAGTTTTATACTTATCTTCGTAAAGATATTTCTATAATAGGATGTGGAGGAATTTCTTCTGGAAAAGATATTTTTGAACATATATTATGTGGGGCATCTGCTGTTCAAATTGGAACACAATTTATGAAAGAAGGGATTTCAGTGTTTGGAAGACTGAAAAAAGAATTGACTTTTTTTTTAGAAAAAAAAAATTATTTATCTATAGATAATTTTAAAGGAAAGTTAAAAGTTTTTTAATAGGATTTAGAAAAAACAACTCTTTGTAAAGAAGGATTTCCAGAATAAATACATTTTCCTTTTTCTTTTTCATTAGACATAGGAATACAGCGTATAGTTGCTTCTGTTTCTTCTTGAATTTTTTGAACTGTATTTTTGGTTCCATCCCAATGAGCTAAAATAAATCCTCCTGAATGATTGATTTGATTCTTAAAATCATTGTAATGATCTGATTTTATAATAAACTTTTGTGTTCTATTTAAAGCTTTTTTATAAATATTTTTTTGTATTTCATCTAGTAATTTTGGGATTGAATTTTTTAAATTTATCCAGGGTAAATATATTTTTTCATATGTATCTCTTCTAAAAATTTCTACTTTCCCATTTTGAATTTCGTTTTTTCCTATACTGATTCGTATGGGAATCCCTTTCATTTCATATTCATGAAATTTCCATCCAGGAGTAAATGTCGGATTATTGTCATATTTTGCTCTTATTCCTTCTTTTTCTAGAATATTTAATATATTTTTCGAAATTTCATGAATAATAGTATATTTTTCTTTGTGATATATAGGAATAATAATAATTTGTATTGGAGCAATTTTTGGGGGCAAAACTAATCCTTTATCATCAGAATGAGACATGATTAATGCACCTATTAATCTAGTAGATACTCCCCAAGAAGTTCCCCATACATATTCTTGTTTTCCGTTTAAATTAGTAAATCTTACATCAAAAGCTTTTGAAAAATTTTGTCCCAAAAAATGTGAAGTCCCAATTTGTAAAGCTTTTCCATCTAGCATAAGTGCTTCAATACAATATGTTTTTTCTGAACCAGAAAATTTATCCATATATGGTTTTATTCCTTGTAATACGGGAATAGCCATAAATTTTTCTGAAAAATCTGTATAAATATTTAATATTTTTAAAGTTTCTTCGATAGCTTCTTGTTTTGTAGAATGTGCGGTATGCCCTTCTTGCCATAAAAATTCAGTCGTTCTAAGAAATAAACGAGTTCGCATTTCCCACCTCATGGCATTTCCCCACTGATTAAATAAAATAGGTAAATCTCTATAAGATTGAATCCAACGTTTATAAGTTTTCCATATTATACTTTCTGAAGTTGGTCTAATTACCAGTTCTTCTTGTAATTTAGATTCCGGATCTATAATTAAACTTTCTTTTTCTCTATTTTTTTTTAATCTAGAATGTGTAACAACTCCACATCCTTCAGAGAAAATTTCAGTATGTTCCTTTTCTTTTGAAAAAAGAGACTTTGGAATTAGTAAAGGGAAATATACATTTTGATGTCCAGTGAATTTTAACATTTTATCTAGTATTGTTTTCATTCTATCCCATAAAGAATATCCATATGGTTTGATAATCATAAAACCACGTATTCCTGAAAATTCTGCTAAACCAGATTTAACAGTTATTTCGTTGTACCATTTTGAATAATTTTCACTACGTTTAGTCAATTGTTTCATAAAAGATTAGATTTTATATCTATTTCTATTTATATAAATAATTTAACACATTTAATTTTATTTCTAAATTAGTAATTTATTAAATATGTTTATTTATGGCCCACCCTAAAAGAAGACAATCTAAATCTAGAAGAAATAAAAGAAGAAGTCACTTTAAAATCAAAGAACCTTTGTTAGCAAAATGTCCTTTAACAAAACAAAAATATTTATATCATCATGCATATTGGCATGATAATAAACTTTATTATAGAGGAAAAATTGTATATAATAAAAACGAGAAAGAATCCTTGTAAAATCAAATATTATGGATTTAAAAAAAATCAAATCTTTGATTCAGATTATTTCGGATTCAAATATTGATGAAATTAGGATAAAAATAGATAACACTGAAATTTACATGAAAAATAAAACATTCATCAAAAATGAAAAACGTTCATGTTATCCTACTAAAGTATATTCATCCTCATCTATTTCTGATTTTTCGGATAGGTTTTATAAAACAGGAAAAGAAAATGAAAATCAATATTTAACCATAAAATCTCCTATGATAGGAACATTTTATAGAAAACCTCATCCTGATCAAGAACCTTTTGTCAAAATAGGAGATGATATAAAAATAGGAACAAAAGTTTGTGTGATAGAAACAATGAAACTATTTAATGATATTGAATCTGAAGTAAATGGAAAGTTGGTTAAAGTTATGGTGGAGGATGCTTCTCCTGTTGATTATGATCAACCTTTGTTTCTTTTAGATCCTATTAAATCCTAACTATTAAATTTTTATGTTTAAAAAAATATTAATAGCTAATCGTGGAGAAATTGCTTTACGAATTATACGGACAGCTAAAGAAATGGGGATTAAAACTGTAGCCGTTTATTCTACTGCAGATAAATATAGTCTTCATGTTTATTTTGCAGATGAAGCTGTATGTGTTGGTCCTCCTCCTCCATATCAATCTTATTTAAATATACCCAATTTAATTTCTGCTGCAGAAATTACAAATGCAGATGCAATTCATCCTGGATACGGTTTCTTATCTGAGAGTGCATATTTTTCTTCTATGTGTCAAAAACATGGTATAAAATTTATCGGAGCAAAACCGAGTCATATGATTCAAATGGGAAATAAAATTTCAGCTAAAAAAACTATGAAAAAAATTGGGATCTCTTGTTTACCTGGATCAGACTGTTTTGTAGAATCATCTTATAAAGAAATCGATAAGATTGCAGATAAAATAGGATATCCAATTATTATAAAAGCTGTATATGGAGGGGGAGGAAAAGGAATACGATCTGTTTTAGATAAAAATCATTTAAAAAGTTCTTGGGAAGAAGCTAAAAAAGAGGCCTGGTCTTGTTTTAGAAAAAAAGATATGTATATAGAAAGATTAATTTTAAACCCGCGACACATAGAAGTCCAAATTCTAGGAGATAAATATGGAGAAGCATGTCATTTATCCGAAAGAGATTGTTCTATTCAAAGAAGAAATCAAAAATTACTAGAAGAAGCTCCTTCTCCATTTTTAACTCCATTTCTTAGAAAAAAAATGGGAGAAGAAGCTGTAAAAGCGGCTGAATATATTCATTATGAAGGAGTAGGGACTATCGAATTTTTAGTAGATCAAAATAAAAATTTTTATTTTATGGAAATGAATCCCAGAATACAAGTAGAACATACTGTTACCGAAGAAATAACAGGTTTGGATTTAATTCAAGAACAAATATTTTTGGCTTATGGAAAAAAACTTTCCATAAAAAAAAATTTTTATCCTAAAATGTACTCAATAGAATGTAGAATTAATGCAGAAGAACCGTATCAAAATTTCCGTCCGGTTCCTGGAAAAATAACTCAAATGCATTTACCTGGAGGAAAGGGCGTGCGTATTGATACACATATTTATGCAGGATATTTTGTATCACATTATTATGATTCTATGATTGCTAAAATTATTACCACTGCAAAAAGTAGAGAAGAAACTATTGAAAAAATGCGTCGTTCTTTAGATGAATTTGTAATAGAAGGGATACATACAACTCTTCCTTTTTATAGAAAACTTATGCAAAATAATGATTTTTTAAAAGGAAATTATAACACAAATTTTTTGGATAATTTAGATTTTTTCTTCACGAAGAAAGAATGAAATGTTATTTTTTTTCAAATGATTTTAAAAAATCAATCATTTCTTGAATGTTTCCATTCATAAATCCTGTAAGATTATAAATAGATTTATGAATTCTGTGATCTGTTACTCGATTTCTAGGATAATTATAGGTTCTAATTTTTACTGAACGATCTCCTGTAGAAACCAAAGATTTTCTTTTTACAGATATTTTCCTTAATCTTTTCTCTTTTTCATTTTGATAAATACGTGATCGTAAAACACTTATAGCTTTTTCAAAATTTTTATGTTGAGAACGTTCTTCTTGACATTCTACTGTAATTTTACTTGGAATATGAGTTAATCGTACAGCAGACTCTGTTTTGTTTACATGTTGTCCCCCAGATCCACTAGATCTAAAAGTGTCTTTTTTGATATCAGATAAATTAATGTTGACTTCTATATCTTTAACTTTAGGAAAAACGGCAACAGTTATAGCAGATGTATGCACTCTTCCTTGAGATTCTGTTTCAGGGACCCTTTGGACTCTGTGTACTCCAGATTCAAATTTTAAATTACCATAAACCCCCTTTTTTCCATTGATATCTAAAATGATTTCTTTGTATCCTTTTATTCCTCCTTTTTGAGCGTGTATAATTTTATATTTCCAACTTGATTTTTTAAAATACATTGTATACATTCTTAATATATCTTCAACAAAAAGACACGCTTCATCTCCCCCTGTTCCAGAACGAATTTCTACAATAGCACCATTTCTATCATCTTCTTCTTCTTCTGTATTATTTTCTTTTAGAGCAAAGAAAAGATTCGATAATTCTTTTTCAATAGAAGATAAATTGTCTGAAATTTTGTATTTTTCTGTTGAAGCGAATTCCTTCATTTCCGGATCTGAATCATTTTCTAAAATAAAATTTATTTCTTTAAATAAAGCCAATTTTTTTTTGTATTCTTCATAAAGAGAGACTATTTTTTCTAATTTTGTGTATTTATTCAATAATGTTTTATATTTTTTTTGATCGGATATGATACGAGGTTGTGTGATTAATTTTAAAATTTCAAAAAATTCTTTTTTGTAAATTTCTAATTTTGGGATCAATGAAGTTTTTTTCATTTTTTGAAATCTTTATAATAAATATTTATCGTATTCGATTTATCGAATCGATTAATTCGATATCTTTTTTTATAGCTCTGTTTGTTAAATACAAAATATATATACATAATATAAAAAAAAGAAACACAATAAATGTGTATTTATTTAATTGAAAATATGAAAAGAAAAAGATGAATACATAAATCGTGTTAGCGAGTATATTAATCTTATTAAAAAAGATTTGCAATTTTTGTTTCTTGAAAAAGAAAAGACTTAAAATAGATAGAAATAAACATATAATCAGAAAAATTAAAATTATTTTATTTAGATAAAAATTAGAAAAATCAGTTATATTTTTAAATTTAAAAAAATAGATAAGAATAGAATAAATAAAAATAGAAATAAGTAAGTATAATGTTTGTATTCTATATAACATAATGTAAAAATTAAATTATCTTTATAATTTCTTATTTTGTTATTTAAGTTCAAATTAATTTTTCGTATAATTGTATTTATCGTTTCTAAGTTATTTTTCATAAAAAGTATATTGCTTCCCAAGCATATACATATATAAAACCCAATCATTTTATGTTTGATATTACTGAATTAAAAAGTAAGAAACTTTTTGAATTACAGGAGATCGCTCGTTCATCAGGATTAAAAAAATGCACACAATTACGAAAAAACGAACTCCTAGAAAAAATTATTTCCATTTTTAATAATAAAAATACTTCTGATCCTTTAAAAAAGGAAAATCCTTTAAAAAAGGAAAATCCTTTAAAAAAAGGATTTAAAATGCGAAAAAATACTGAATCTAAAAATTCATTTAAAGAAAAAAAGAACATAAATGGAAAAAAAAATATATTTAAGGAATATTTAAAAATTTCTAATTCTAAATTACCGGAAGAATCTTCTACAAAATTTCAAAAAAAACATCAAAATTTTTCTAATTGGAAAAAGAATGATAGAAATAATAAAAATAATAAATTTGAAGCTCAAAACATATCTCATAGGATAGAAGTAGGATCACAACAAAAAATATCTTCTATTTCTTCCACAAATAAATATCGTACTCCTGAATATGAATTTGAAGGGATCATAATCAGTGAAGGAGTATTAGAAATTATGCCAGAAAATTATGGATTTTTAAGATCTTCCGATTTTAATTATTTATCATCTCCTGATGACATTTATGTTTCACAATCTCAAATTAGACTTTTTAGCATGAAAACAGGAGATACAATAAGAGGAGAAGTACGTCCCCCTAAAGATGGAGAAAAATATTTTCCACTAATTAAAATTATTGAAATTAATGGAAGGTCTCCCTCTTTTGTCAGAGATAGAGATTCTTTTGAACATTTAACTCCATTATTTCCAAATGAAAAATTCAAATTAGCTGAAAAAAATGCAACTCTTTCTACAAGAATTGTAGATCTTTTTACTCCTATAGGAAAAGGACAGAGAGGGATGATTGTCGCTCCTCCTAAAACAGGAAAGACTACTTTATTAAAAGAAATAGCCAATGCTATTG
This DNA window, taken from Blattabacterium sp. (Nauphoeta cinerea), encodes the following:
- a CDS encoding DUF4293 family protein, which encodes MLYRIQTLYLLISIFIYSILIYFFKFKNITDFSNFYLNKIILIFLIICLFLSILSLFFFKKQKLQIFFNKINILANTIYVFIFFFSYFQLNKYTFIVFLFFILCIYILYLTNRAIKKDIELIDSINRIR
- the rpmF gene encoding 50S ribosomal protein L32; protein product: MAHPKRRQSKSRRNKRRSHFKIKEPLLAKCPLTKQKYLYHHAYWHDNKLYYRGKIVYNKNEKESL
- the accC gene encoding acetyl-CoA carboxylase biotin carboxylase subunit, with product MFKKILIANRGEIALRIIRTAKEMGIKTVAVYSTADKYSLHVYFADEAVCVGPPPPYQSYLNIPNLISAAEITNADAIHPGYGFLSESAYFSSMCQKHGIKFIGAKPSHMIQMGNKISAKKTMKKIGISCLPGSDCFVESSYKEIDKIADKIGYPIIIKAVYGGGGKGIRSVLDKNHLKSSWEEAKKEAWSCFRKKDMYIERLILNPRHIEVQILGDKYGEACHLSERDCSIQRRNQKLLEEAPSPFLTPFLRKKMGEEAVKAAEYIHYEGVGTIEFLVDQNKNFYFMEMNPRIQVEHTVTEEITGLDLIQEQIFLAYGKKLSIKKNFYPKMYSIECRINAEEPYQNFRPVPGKITQMHLPGGKGVRIDTHIYAGYFVSHYYDSMIAKIITTAKSREETIEKMRRSLDEFVIEGIHTTLPFYRKLMQNNDFLKGNYNTNFLDNLDFFFTKKE
- a CDS encoding MarC family protein, which gives rise to MEWINSLISCFMILFSIIDILGNAPIIMGFKSKGNIIDTKKVIITSLVIFLSFLFLGQPMLKIIGVDVHSFSVAGSVVLFLIGLEMILGIDIHKVTENAQTSIVPIAFPLIAGPGSLTTLISLRATYDVNIILLSLILNMIVVYFVIDRCDFIAKKIGNNGLDILKKIFGIVLLAFAVKIFGANASQLFQ
- a CDS encoding dihydroorotate oxidase; this encodes MIMKKIDVSTNINGIKLPLCIMNASGVLCTTDQELSNLLNSCSGGVVTKSCTYKPRKGNVSPRYFEWNTGSINSMGLPNLGINFYLSFLEKKEINKPVFLSISGLSIEENYFLIQKANGSSKVTAIELNLSCPNLIEKEDMLGYNFYKISNFIENIFKFNKKPLGIKLPPYFQDTHIKNIALILNQFPIFFVTCVNSLPNGIFIDTNKESVVIRPKKGFGGIGGPIIKPFALANIHKFYTYLRKDISIIGCGGISSGKDIFEHILCGASAVQIGTQFMKEGISVFGRLKKELTFFLEKKNYLSIDNFKGKLKVF
- the pyrE gene encoding orotate phosphoribosyltransferase; protein product: MEEKEQFFLEIYNLGIIKFGNFTLKSGMNSSIYIDFRPIASKPDLLIKLSDLLIHEVTSYDFELICGVPYAALPIATTLSLRSKIPLIIKRKENKGYGTERMIEGIYKTGQNCLIIEDVITSGDSLLKTVIDIEKEGLIIKNIMSILDREQGGIENIKKRGYNIRTLFRIGEIFKILKKKHFLKRKEIDMIQFFLRKKNIKNFKNKRISYEEKKEIVSHPIGKKLIDITLKKKTNLVVSLDLRCAKNILKLVNLIGDIICGLKLHVDIINDFSFSFINCLKNISIEKKFLLFEDRKLCDVGPTNFLQLHYGIHKISSWADIVTAHVLAGEMSIQNLNVPSHMGLITISEMSSYGRLSDDNYIRKALNISLKNPKVIGTVAQRKVDDRLLLFTPGIHFFKKNNNVGNNYIHPIQAFDKNRCDFIIVGKAISQSLNPKTTAEEYRNAGWKAYENGL
- the proS gene encoding proline--tRNA ligase; protein product: MKQLTKRSENYSKWYNEITVKSGLAEFSGIRGFMIIKPYGYSLWDRMKTILDKMLKFTGHQNVYFPLLIPKSLFSKEKEHTEIFSEGCGVVTHSRLKKNREKESLIIDPESKLQEELVIRPTSESIIWKTYKRWIQSYRDLPILFNQWGNAMRWEMRTRLFLRTTEFLWQEGHTAHSTKQEAIEETLKILNIYTDFSEKFMAIPVLQGIKPYMDKFSGSEKTYCIEALMLDGKALQIGTSHFLGQNFSKAFDVRFTNLNGKQEYVWGTSWGVSTRLIGALIMSHSDDKGLVLPPKIAPIQIIIIPIYHKEKYTIIHEISKNILNILEKEGIRAKYDNNPTFTPGWKFHEYEMKGIPIRISIGKNEIQNGKVEIFRRDTYEKIYLPWINLKNSIPKLLDEIQKNIYKKALNRTQKFIIKSDHYNDFKNQINHSGGFILAHWDGTKNTVQKIQEETEATIRCIPMSNEKEKGKCIYSGNPSLQRVVFSKSY
- the prfA gene encoding peptide chain release factor 1, whose product is MKKTSLIPKLEIYKKEFFEILKLITQPRIISDQKKYKTLLNKYTKLEKIVSLYEEYKKKLALFKEINFILENDSDPEMKEFASTEKYKISDNLSSIEKELSNLFFALKENNTEEEEDDRNGAIVEIRSGTGGDEACLFVEDILRMYTMYFKKSSWKYKIIHAQKGGIKGYKEIILDINGKKGVYGNLKFESGVHRVQRVPETESQGRVHTSAITVAVFPKVKDIEVNINLSDIKKDTFRSSGSGGQHVNKTESAVRLTHIPSKITVECQEERSQHKNFEKAISVLRSRIYQNEKEKRLRKISVKRKSLVSTGDRSVKIRTYNYPRNRVTDHRIHKSIYNLTGFMNGNIQEMIDFLKSFEKK
- the rho gene encoding transcription termination factor Rho, whose amino-acid sequence is MFDITELKSKKLFELQEIARSSGLKKCTQLRKNELLEKIISIFNNKNTSDPLKKENPLKKENPLKKGFKMRKNTESKNSFKEKKNINGKKNIFKEYLKISNSKLPEESSTKFQKKHQNFSNWKKNDRNNKNNKFEAQNISHRIEVGSQQKISSISSTNKYRTPEYEFEGIIISEGVLEIMPENYGFLRSSDFNYLSSPDDIYVSQSQIRLFSMKTGDTIRGEVRPPKDGEKYFPLIKIIEINGRSPSFVRDRDSFEHLTPLFPNEKFKLAEKNATLSTRIVDLFTPIGKGQRGMIVAPPKTGKTTLLKEIANAIAANHSEVYLIILLIDERPEEVTDMQRNVKGEVIASTFDEPADRHVKVANIVLQKAKRMVECSHDVVILLDSITRLARAYNTVAPASGKVLSGGVDANALHKPKRFFGAARNIENGGSLSIIATAMIDTGSKMDEVIFEEFKGTGNKELQLDRKIANKRIYPAIDLVSSSTRKDDLLLDSNTLQRMWILRKHLSDMNPVEAMEFLRSRMSRTKNNEEFLISMNG
- the fbp gene encoding class 1 fructose-bisphosphatase codes for the protein MRNYTLGEFIIEDNRNRFSHSTEALLRLFSSIKLASKAIHKEVNKAGLTEEIIGSSGITNVQGENQQKLDDFAHRAFIESFKSRNVVCGIASEESKNFIVIKGKQENIFKNQYIVLIDPLDGSSNIDVNVSIGTIFSVYIRKSSIRKNLTIEDFLQKGSQQILAGYIIYGSSTILVYSTGNGVHGFTLDPSVGTFYLSHYNLRFPKTEKIYSINEGNYAKFPNGIRKFIRYCQEKKDNRPYTARYIGSLVGDFHRNLIQGGIYIYPKTASSPEGKLRLLYECNPMAFLSEQAGGKASDGKNKRILDIVPTELHQRTPFICGPTEMVSKLEEFMVNCE
- the accB gene encoding acetyl-CoA carboxylase biotin carboxyl carrier protein, with translation MDLKKIKSLIQIISDSNIDEIRIKIDNTEIYMKNKTFIKNEKRSCYPTKVYSSSSISDFSDRFYKTGKENENQYLTIKSPMIGTFYRKPHPDQEPFVKIGDDIKIGTKVCVIETMKLFNDIESEVNGKLVKVMVEDASPVDYDQPLFLLDPIKS